The proteins below are encoded in one region of Candidatus Thiodiazotropha sp. LNASS1:
- a CDS encoding ATP-binding protein: protein MTLTHRLILLVIVIVMSMLASGAYYAIDATRDNISDEIKSSARLTMQLMSAALISGTAENQPAEQQILISHLQRLNDIRHLNIAVVRGDGTIIYPFSERQQARQLSVPRWFIDLVKPPPAEYRKRIASPLIGTSEIVILADPTDEIQDAWREARSIVLLIVSFTILCIILMAIIIRRSLQPVNEISTGLGIIQSGDYAARLPHFNLPELNRLSQQFNHMAQVLDEQQRENRQLNKRLLSVQESERRHLSRELHDELGQSISAIKAMAVTLKLQADGKPESANAIIGVCNHMYSVVRDMMNRLRPVALEELGMVTAIERLVDGWNDRQEECFCALTISDNFDGVDEDTAITLYRIVQEALTNVAKHAAAEKIEIRLERNAEDLIALYIRDDGHGFDQSSKHKGMGLLGMRERVEALNGKISLASEPDQGVSIDIHLPFTQKTG from the coding sequence ATGACCCTGACACATCGCCTGATATTGCTGGTGATCGTAATCGTCATGAGTATGCTCGCCAGTGGCGCCTACTATGCGATTGACGCCACGCGCGACAATATTTCAGACGAGATCAAGTCGAGTGCCCGCCTGACCATGCAACTGATGAGCGCAGCCCTGATCAGCGGCACTGCCGAGAACCAACCGGCGGAGCAGCAGATCCTGATCAGCCATCTTCAGCGGCTGAACGATATCCGCCACCTCAACATCGCAGTGGTTCGTGGTGACGGCACGATCATCTATCCATTCAGCGAACGCCAACAGGCACGCCAACTGAGTGTGCCCAGATGGTTCATCGATCTGGTTAAACCGCCGCCGGCGGAGTATCGCAAGCGTATCGCCAGCCCTCTGATCGGTACCAGCGAGATCGTTATCCTGGCCGATCCCACCGATGAGATCCAAGATGCATGGCGGGAAGCGCGTTCGATCGTTCTGCTCATCGTCTCCTTCACCATTCTCTGCATCATTCTGATGGCCATCATCATCCGCCGCTCGCTGCAGCCGGTAAACGAGATCAGCACCGGCCTTGGAATCATTCAGTCGGGGGACTATGCCGCCCGTCTGCCCCATTTCAACCTGCCAGAACTCAATCGCCTGTCTCAGCAGTTCAACCACATGGCGCAGGTGCTTGATGAACAGCAGAGAGAAAACCGACAGCTGAACAAGCGGCTGCTGTCGGTACAGGAGTCGGAGCGTCGCCACCTGTCGCGGGAATTGCATGACGAACTGGGACAATCCATCAGCGCCATCAAAGCGATGGCGGTGACCCTCAAGCTGCAAGCCGACGGAAAACCGGAGAGTGCCAATGCCATCATTGGTGTCTGCAACCATATGTATAGCGTGGTACGGGACATGATGAACCGCCTGCGACCGGTAGCTCTGGAGGAGCTGGGGATGGTAACGGCAATCGAGCGGTTGGTGGACGGCTGGAACGACCGCCAGGAGGAGTGTTTCTGCGCCCTCACAATCAGCGACAACTTCGATGGGGTAGACGAGGATACGGCGATCACCCTTTATCGCATCGTGCAGGAGGCACTGACCAATGTGGCCAAGCATGCCGCCGCGGAAAAGATCGAGATTCGACTCGAACGGAATGCAGAAGATTTGATTGCTTTGTATATACGGGACGATGGACATGGCTTCGACCAAAGCAGCAAACACAAGGGCATGGGATTGCTGGGTATGCGTGAGCGGGTCGAGGCACTGAATGGGAAAATCTCCCTTGCCAGTGAACCTGATCAGGGTGTATCAATTGATATCCATCTACCCTTCACCCAGAAGACCGGCTGA
- a CDS encoding TonB-dependent receptor family protein, whose translation MPDVRQTLLPAVLIFIAFRFSVAIADEAGRATALDDISVTATRVEKSLETVPAAVGIVQQEEIQFAEPQLGLDESLAKVPGIFMQNRYNFAQDLRVSIRGFGARSAFGIRGIKVLVDGIPETLPDGQANVDSIDIGSIGNMQVIRGPVSALYGNASGGALLIESEQPPDTPFISFRPTFGEDGFQKHQLKFGGKHERFDYLLNISDLSYDGYREHSATELSALNSKFGFDFAGGGRLTTVLNYTDSPQADDPGGLTEALVDEDPTQAWTRNLSLDSGEKLEQTRLGFVYDRPLGERGELRVRNYYVSRDLANRLPIGATGHGILLDRFAFGGGAQYTHTAPFSGHANRLTLGVDLDRQEDERKRFLLAGDSLGTKIQDQDEQVDSIGVYIQNEYSISEQMELTLGGRYDRLDFDVDDNFLSNGDDSGDRSFRKFSPTLGLRYTPRPGLNLYANISRSFESPTAVELRDPDGAGFNQELDPQVATSYEIGVKGVLGGEVRYDLALFTMDVTDELVPFEIDDTEFYENAGESRRNGLEAQLVFEPIKYLIATLAYTYSDFEFDEFIDDNGNDFSGNVIPGVPENLLSADFTYTHPNGIYSQFTALYVDEIYANNANTVTNDSYTVADLRLGYSKFIGPWEISPFVGVNNMFDKQYNGNVRINAFGGRYFEPAPDRDVYAGLTLRYDFEG comes from the coding sequence ATGCCTGATGTTCGTCAAACTCTACTACCCGCCGTATTAATATTCATTGCCTTCCGATTCAGCGTCGCCATTGCCGATGAAGCCGGTAGAGCGACCGCCCTGGACGATATCTCGGTCACCGCCACGCGGGTCGAAAAATCACTGGAGACCGTGCCCGCCGCTGTCGGCATCGTGCAGCAGGAGGAGATCCAGTTTGCCGAGCCGCAGCTGGGTCTGGACGAATCCCTTGCCAAGGTACCGGGTATCTTCATGCAGAACCGCTATAATTTCGCCCAGGATCTGCGTGTCTCCATCCGCGGCTTTGGCGCCCGCTCCGCCTTCGGTATCCGCGGCATCAAGGTATTGGTGGACGGTATCCCCGAAACCCTGCCGGACGGCCAGGCCAATGTGGATAGTATCGATATCGGCTCAATCGGTAACATGCAGGTGATCCGCGGGCCCGTCTCCGCCCTCTATGGCAACGCTTCGGGAGGTGCGTTGCTGATCGAGTCCGAGCAGCCGCCCGATACCCCCTTCATCTCCTTTCGCCCAACCTTTGGCGAAGATGGATTTCAGAAGCACCAACTCAAGTTTGGCGGCAAGCATGAACGCTTCGACTATCTGCTCAACATCTCCGATCTGAGTTATGACGGCTATCGGGAACACAGCGCCACAGAGCTCAGCGCCCTCAACAGTAAATTCGGCTTCGATTTCGCCGGCGGCGGCCGCCTCACCACCGTACTCAACTACACCGACTCGCCCCAGGCCGACGATCCCGGCGGCCTGACAGAGGCCCTGGTCGACGAGGATCCGACCCAGGCATGGACCCGCAACCTCAGCCTCGATTCCGGCGAGAAGCTGGAGCAGACAAGGCTCGGTTTTGTCTACGACAGGCCGCTGGGTGAGCGTGGTGAGCTGCGCGTGCGCAACTACTATGTCTCCCGTGACCTTGCCAACCGTCTGCCTATCGGGGCGACCGGTCATGGCATTCTGTTGGATCGTTTTGCGTTTGGCGGTGGAGCACAGTATACCCATACCGCTCCCTTCTCGGGACACGCCAACCGGCTTACGTTGGGAGTCGATCTTGATCGTCAGGAGGATGAGCGCAAGCGATTTCTGCTGGCGGGCGACAGCCTGGGCACGAAGATTCAGGACCAGGACGAACAGGTCGACAGTATCGGCGTCTACATACAGAACGAATACAGCATCAGCGAACAGATGGAGCTCACATTGGGTGGGCGTTACGACCGTCTTGACTTCGATGTGGATGACAACTTTCTCAGTAATGGCGACGACTCCGGCGATCGCAGCTTCCGTAAGTTCAGCCCGACCCTGGGACTGCGCTACACACCCAGGCCCGGACTCAATCTATATGCCAATATTTCCCGCTCCTTCGAATCGCCCACGGCTGTCGAGCTGCGTGACCCCGACGGTGCCGGCTTCAACCAGGAGCTCGATCCACAGGTTGCCACCAGTTATGAAATCGGCGTCAAGGGCGTGCTGGGGGGCGAGGTCCGTTATGACCTGGCTCTGTTCACTATGGATGTCACAGACGAGTTGGTTCCTTTTGAGATTGATGATACCGAATTCTATGAGAACGCGGGTGAATCGAGACGCAACGGATTGGAGGCTCAGTTGGTGTTTGAACCGATTAAATATCTGATCGCTACCCTGGCCTATACCTATTCTGACTTTGAGTTTGATGAGTTCATCGATGACAACGGCAACGATTTCAGCGGCAATGTCATTCCCGGTGTTCCCGAAAATCTACTCAGCGCCGATTTCACCTATACCCATCCCAACGGTATATACAGCCAGTTTACCGCCCTCTATGTGGATGAGATCTACGCCAATAACGCGAATACGGTCACCAATGATTCCTATACCGTGGCCGACCTGCGTCTCGGCTATAGCAAATTTATCGGTCCCTGGGAAATTTCACCCTTCGTCGGTGTGAATAATATGTTCGATAAGCAATACAACGGGAATGTGCGCATCAACGCTTTTGGCGGACGCTATTTCGAACCGGCGCCTGACCGGGATGTCTATGCCGGCTTGACCCTGCGTTACGACTTTGAAGGATAA
- a CDS encoding response regulator transcription factor, producing MSQTINVLLADDHVVVRSGLTRLLEQNSDMVVIGKAENGEQAYRLYSESMPDVLVMDVSMPGMGGLEALRRIIGRWPDAKIIMYSMHENITYAIQSMAAGAMGYVAKSGSTNDLINAVRQASIGKSFLSTDMAQKVALHSETGDHDPTRRLTTREFEVFRLLAKGNTVEEIASHLDIGHKTVANYQTSIKQKLGINSPVELVRLAIRYGVIPKA from the coding sequence GTGAGTCAGACCATCAACGTCCTGCTGGCGGACGATCACGTCGTTGTCAGGTCCGGGCTGACCAGACTACTGGAACAAAACAGCGACATGGTCGTGATAGGTAAAGCTGAGAATGGTGAGCAAGCCTACCGATTATACAGTGAATCCATGCCTGATGTATTGGTTATGGATGTGTCGATGCCCGGCATGGGAGGTCTCGAGGCTTTGAGACGAATTATAGGACGTTGGCCCGATGCGAAGATTATCATGTACAGCATGCATGAAAACATCACCTACGCAATCCAGTCAATGGCAGCCGGCGCCATGGGATATGTCGCAAAATCAGGGTCTACAAACGATCTGATAAATGCCGTGCGGCAAGCGAGTATTGGGAAAAGTTTTTTGAGCACGGATATGGCTCAGAAAGTAGCCCTGCATAGTGAGACCGGCGATCATGATCCCACGCGAAGACTGACAACAAGGGAATTTGAAGTGTTCCGTCTGTTGGCAAAAGGCAACACTGTTGAGGAGATAGCCAGCCACCTGGATATTGGACACAAGACCGTCGCCAATTATCAAACGAGCATCAAACAAAAGCTCGGCATTAACTCCCCTGTCGAACTTGTTCGACTCGCAATTAGATATGGAGTCATACCGAAAGCGTAG
- a CDS encoding ATP-binding protein — protein MNLRFRLNLIVTLVLLIILVISAIQAINNARENVRAELASAMVFAAHMLAAELRHVYQTEELRQQQPAPFKLDRLVNVRHLQIAFYDLQNNLVESNDITSPENSDSTPDWFKQLMQTALRDITKKRLPVYVNTAKQGELVISPEPNSEIAEAWEETKMLLTMISLVFLAVNIMVYIVVSHALRPISHITKALSDIESGQLGTRLPIFKLPEMAGISHKFNTMASTLQSSIRDNHRLTQQIISLQEAERKSLAQELHDEIGQHLTAIHVDASVIQQSKDLSSSIKSAQAIDEVACQMIVILRSMLKRLRPGGLDELSFIEALQELINSWQERHSQTDLTYHIQGQFSALDETMQLTLYRILQECLTNISRHSKATEIRIELEECTTTYELEVADNGEGFDMSEQRPGFGLSGMQQRVSSVNGLIDINSRPGEGVIIRVSIPKQGEVM, from the coding sequence GTGAACCTTCGATTCAGACTCAATCTTATCGTGACACTGGTACTGTTGATCATCCTTGTTATCAGCGCCATACAGGCGATCAATAACGCACGGGAAAACGTCCGTGCCGAATTGGCGTCAGCGATGGTGTTTGCCGCGCATATGCTGGCGGCAGAGCTACGGCATGTTTATCAGACCGAGGAGCTCAGACAGCAACAGCCTGCCCCATTCAAGTTGGATCGGTTGGTAAATGTTCGTCATCTTCAGATCGCTTTTTACGACCTTCAGAATAATCTGGTTGAAAGTAACGACATAACATCCCCGGAAAACAGCGACTCCACTCCTGATTGGTTCAAACAACTGATGCAGACAGCGTTGCGGGACATAACCAAGAAACGACTGCCCGTCTATGTCAATACGGCCAAACAGGGGGAGCTTGTCATCAGTCCGGAGCCGAACAGCGAAATTGCGGAGGCGTGGGAAGAAACCAAAATGTTGCTGACGATGATTTCTCTGGTATTCCTGGCTGTAAACATAATGGTTTATATTGTTGTATCACATGCACTGAGACCGATTTCACATATCACAAAGGCTTTGTCCGACATTGAGTCAGGGCAGCTTGGAACGCGTCTCCCAATCTTCAAGCTTCCTGAAATGGCGGGTATCAGCCACAAGTTCAATACGATGGCATCGACATTGCAAAGCAGCATCCGGGATAACCATCGCCTGACCCAGCAGATCATATCCCTGCAAGAGGCAGAGCGAAAAAGTCTTGCGCAAGAGCTACACGATGAGATAGGTCAGCATTTGACAGCGATACATGTTGACGCATCAGTGATACAGCAATCCAAGGATCTATCATCCAGTATAAAAAGCGCCCAGGCAATCGATGAGGTTGCGTGCCAAATGATCGTGATTCTGAGAAGCATGTTAAAGCGCCTGAGACCCGGTGGTCTTGATGAGTTAAGCTTCATTGAAGCGCTGCAAGAGCTCATCAATTCCTGGCAAGAACGGCATTCACAGACAGATCTCACATATCATATACAGGGACAGTTTTCCGCACTTGACGAAACCATGCAGTTGACCCTGTACCGTATTCTGCAGGAATGCCTGACAAATATCAGTCGTCACTCAAAGGCCACTGAAATCAGGATTGAATTGGAGGAATGCACGACAACCTATGAACTTGAGGTGGCAGATAACGGAGAGGGTTTTGACATGTCGGAGCAGAGACCCGGTTTCGGCCTGTCAGGGATGCAGCAACGGGTCAGCAGTGTGAATGGTCTGATCGATATCAATAGCAGACCTGGAGAGGGCGTGATCATCCGGGTAAGCATCCCTAAGCAAGGAGAAGTCATGTGA
- a CDS encoding 2-hydroxyacid dehydrogenase, with amino-acid sequence MFDKGVFLDVGSVDPSDIVWSPLKAMARHWGWHRATASRQTMERIIDAELVISNKVVLDHSQLIACRNLKLICIAATGSNNVDLEAAAELGIAVTNVTGYATPSVVQHVFSLILSLATQQQNYQKAVTRGDWQRANHFCFLDYPIWELSGKCMGILGYGELGRGVGRLAKAFGMNVLVAQRPGSGPSPERVPLDELLPQVDVLSLHVPLTPNTRNLIGTRELALMQPHALLINTARGGIVDESALAEALVNGKLGGAGIDVLVAEPPVDGNPLLDPEVPNLIVTPHIAWASREARQRLVDDVTVNIQAFLAGKIRNRVV; translated from the coding sequence TTGTTTGATAAGGGTGTATTTCTTGATGTGGGCTCCGTCGACCCTAGTGACATCGTCTGGTCGCCACTCAAAGCCATGGCCCGCCATTGGGGCTGGCATCGGGCTACTGCATCCCGACAGACAATGGAACGGATCATCGATGCCGAACTGGTGATCAGCAACAAGGTGGTGCTCGATCATTCCCAGTTAATCGCCTGCCGAAATCTCAAGCTGATCTGTATCGCTGCGACCGGAAGCAACAATGTGGACCTTGAAGCGGCCGCCGAACTCGGCATCGCTGTAACAAACGTTACCGGCTACGCCACCCCCTCGGTGGTACAACACGTATTTTCACTGATTCTCTCTCTCGCTACTCAACAACAGAATTATCAGAAAGCGGTCACAAGAGGCGACTGGCAGCGAGCAAACCATTTCTGTTTCCTTGACTACCCCATCTGGGAGTTATCGGGTAAATGCATGGGCATCCTGGGCTACGGCGAACTTGGCCGTGGGGTGGGCCGGTTGGCCAAGGCATTCGGTATGAACGTGTTGGTGGCCCAGCGGCCTGGCAGCGGACCAAGCCCCGAACGCGTACCTTTGGATGAGCTGTTGCCCCAGGTGGACGTGCTTTCACTGCATGTCCCCTTGACACCGAACACCCGCAACCTGATCGGCACCCGCGAACTGGCCTTGATGCAGCCTCATGCCCTGTTGATCAATACCGCCCGCGGTGGCATCGTGGATGAATCAGCACTGGCGGAAGCATTGGTTAACGGCAAGCTTGGCGGGGCCGGAATAGACGTGCTTGTCGCGGAACCGCCGGTAGACGGCAATCCGTTGCTCGACCCTGAGGTCCCCAATCTGATTGTCACACCCCATATCGCCTGGGCCAGCCGTGAAGCAAGGCAGCGGCTGGTCGATGACGTGACTGTCAATATCCAGGCCTTTCTAGCCGGTAAGATTCGCAATCGCGTCGTATAG
- a CDS encoding c-type cytochrome — translation MKIKAVSLSVLIALAGLTSQLMAEERADVLERIAPIGKVSVAGEAKPAAAPATQTAAAEAPAAEAPATEDAPAAEAATAAEAAPAAGGDALALATQSGCMACHQVATKVVGPAYTEVAAKYKGDAGALDMLVAKVKSGGVGAWGQVPMPPNAHVSDDNIRTIVSWVLTH, via the coding sequence GTGAAGATTAAAGCCGTATCCCTGTCTGTCCTCATCGCCCTGGCGGGACTAACCAGTCAACTGATGGCCGAGGAGCGGGCGGATGTGCTCGAAAGAATTGCCCCTATCGGTAAGGTGAGCGTGGCGGGCGAGGCCAAACCCGCCGCCGCGCCGGCAACCCAGACCGCTGCCGCTGAAGCGCCTGCTGCAGAGGCCCCGGCAACCGAGGATGCCCCCGCTGCTGAAGCCGCAACAGCCGCAGAAGCCGCGCCTGCCGCGGGTGGCGATGCGCTGGCCCTGGCCACCCAGTCCGGCTGCATGGCCTGTCACCAGGTCGCAACCAAAGTGGTCGGTCCCGCCTACACAGAGGTCGCCGCCAAGTACAAAGGTGACGCTGGCGCCCTGGATATGCTGGTGGCCAAGGTGAAAAGCGGTGGTGTGGGAGCCTGGGGCCAGGTACCGATGCCGCCCAATGCCCATGTCTCCGATGACAATATCCGCACTATCGTCAGCTGGGTGCTCACCCACTAA
- the rep gene encoding DNA helicase Rep, with protein MSDLNPRQQAAVNYIDGPLLVLAGAGSGKTRVITAKIAHLIKRCAIDPRSITAVTFTNKAAREMKQRVAGMIGLENGAGPAISTFHTLGLNIIRRELKRMDYKAGFSIFDQQDSDTLLKELLRKGNLGDESELNAIQWAISGWKNDLITPEQALSGAEDDLQARKAHLYAAYQRNLKAFNAVDFDDLILLPVSLFRQHPDALETWQNRIRYLLVDEYQDTNQAQYELVKLLVGVRAAFTVVGDDDQSIYAWRGARPENLAKLQSDFRQLKLIKLEQNYRSSGRILRSANHLISNNPHVFDKRLWSDLGPGPELRVLECRNEAQEAEKVVSEIIHLKFTAKAANSDFAILYRGNHQARQFEQALRSHNIPYFLSGGTSFFARTEVKDVMAYLRLLANPDDDSAFLRIINTPRREIGPNTLEKLSAYARQRETGLLPACRELGLQRVLNQRAYDRLQQFNRLIEARASEAENSPVEAVRGLVREIDYEDWIRANASSDSVADRRMENVNDLLEWIKALYNGELQEKSLEEMVNHLTLMDLLERQNEEEQQDQVHLMTLHAAKGLEFPHVFLVGMEEELLPHRSSIEEENIEEERRLAYVGITRARRSLTLTYAAKRKRFGEMIPCEPSRFLQELPEEDLSWEGRNSQLSQEEKQQRGSAHLANLKSLLS; from the coding sequence ATGTCTGATCTCAATCCGCGTCAACAAGCAGCGGTCAACTATATCGATGGCCCACTGTTGGTGCTCGCCGGAGCGGGCAGCGGCAAGACGCGGGTGATCACCGCCAAGATCGCCCATCTGATAAAACGTTGTGCAATCGATCCAAGATCTATCACGGCGGTCACCTTCACCAACAAGGCGGCAAGGGAGATGAAGCAGCGCGTGGCTGGCATGATAGGCCTCGAAAACGGCGCGGGCCCGGCCATCTCCACCTTTCACACCCTGGGCCTCAATATCATACGCCGGGAGTTGAAGCGAATGGATTACAAGGCCGGCTTCTCCATCTTCGACCAACAGGACAGCGACACCCTGCTCAAAGAGCTGTTGCGTAAAGGAAACCTGGGAGATGAGTCTGAGCTCAATGCAATCCAGTGGGCCATCTCGGGCTGGAAAAACGACCTGATAACCCCTGAACAGGCACTGAGTGGCGCAGAGGACGATTTGCAGGCCAGGAAGGCGCATCTCTATGCCGCCTATCAGCGAAACCTGAAGGCCTTCAATGCCGTCGATTTCGATGACCTGATCCTGCTGCCCGTGAGCCTTTTTCGGCAACATCCGGATGCCCTCGAAACCTGGCAGAACCGGATCCGCTATCTGTTGGTTGACGAGTATCAGGACACCAACCAGGCCCAGTATGAACTGGTCAAGCTACTGGTCGGTGTGCGTGCCGCGTTCACCGTTGTCGGTGACGATGACCAGTCTATCTATGCCTGGCGTGGTGCCCGCCCGGAAAACCTGGCAAAGCTGCAGTCCGATTTCAGGCAATTGAAATTGATAAAACTTGAGCAGAACTACCGCTCCAGCGGACGGATCCTGCGTTCGGCAAACCACCTGATCAGCAACAATCCCCATGTGTTCGACAAGCGGCTCTGGAGCGATCTCGGCCCAGGCCCGGAATTACGTGTGCTCGAATGCCGCAACGAGGCGCAGGAGGCGGAGAAGGTAGTCTCGGAGATCATCCATCTGAAGTTCACGGCAAAGGCCGCCAACAGTGATTTCGCAATCCTCTATCGCGGCAATCACCAGGCGAGGCAGTTCGAACAGGCGCTGCGCAGTCATAATATCCCCTATTTTCTCAGCGGCGGCACCTCGTTCTTCGCACGCACCGAGGTGAAAGATGTCATGGCCTACCTCAGACTGCTGGCAAATCCCGACGACGACAGCGCCTTTCTGCGGATCATCAACACGCCGCGCCGGGAGATAGGTCCCAATACCCTTGAAAAACTCAGCGCCTATGCCCGTCAACGGGAAACAGGCCTGCTACCGGCCTGCCGCGAGTTGGGACTGCAGAGGGTGTTGAATCAGCGCGCTTATGATCGCTTACAACAATTTAACCGGCTGATAGAGGCACGCGCAAGTGAGGCTGAGAACAGCCCGGTGGAGGCGGTCCGCGGTCTGGTGCGGGAGATCGATTACGAAGATTGGATCAGGGCCAACGCCAGCAGCGACAGCGTGGCGGACAGGCGCATGGAAAACGTCAACGATCTGTTGGAGTGGATCAAAGCCCTCTACAACGGTGAGCTGCAGGAGAAGAGCCTGGAGGAGATGGTCAATCACCTGACCCTGATGGACCTGTTGGAGCGGCAGAATGAGGAGGAGCAGCAGGACCAGGTCCACCTGATGACCCTGCATGCCGCCAAGGGACTTGAGTTTCCCCACGTCTTCCTGGTCGGTATGGAAGAGGAGCTACTGCCCCATCGCAGCAGTATCGAGGAAGAGAACATCGAGGAGGAGCGCCGCCTGGCCTATGTGGGCATCACCCGCGCACGACGCAGCCTGACCCTCACTTATGCCGCCAAACGCAAGCGCTTCGGCGAGATGATCCCCTGCGAGCCGAGCCGCTTCCTGCAGGAACTACCCGAAGAGGACCTCAGCTGGGAGGGCCGCAACAGCCAGCTCAGCCAGGAGGAGAAGCAGCAACGGGGATCGGCCCATCTGGCCAACCTGAAATCCCTGCTTTCATAA
- a CDS encoding TIGR00730 family Rossman fold protein — translation MAMTRDRRRTPRGGNERQLTRESWRVFQIMAEFVEGFEQLAQISPSVSFFGSARTPRDHHHYALAEEIARLLSDSGFSVVSGGGPGIMEAANKGAFEGKSTSIGLNIQLPMEQAGNPYQDIALNFRHFFARKVMFVKHASAYVVLPGGFGTLDEMAEILTLVQTGKTRKIPIILVDGAFWQGLLDWFRDTLCTAGTISPEDLDLVQVCNQPKEVVDAIFAHYETRRFEPSPAEQEILLEL, via the coding sequence ATGGCGATGACAAGAGACCGGCGCCGTACCCCCAGGGGAGGCAATGAACGTCAGCTGACCCGAGAGTCCTGGCGGGTATTCCAGATAATGGCGGAGTTCGTCGAAGGCTTTGAGCAGCTGGCTCAGATAAGTCCTTCAGTCAGTTTTTTCGGCTCCGCACGCACCCCGCGTGATCATCACCATTATGCCCTGGCGGAAGAGATTGCACGACTGTTGTCCGACAGTGGATTCTCCGTGGTCAGCGGTGGCGGCCCCGGGATCATGGAAGCGGCGAATAAGGGGGCCTTCGAGGGGAAATCCACCAGCATCGGCCTGAATATCCAACTCCCCATGGAGCAGGCCGGGAACCCCTATCAGGATATTGCTCTCAACTTCCGCCACTTTTTTGCCCGCAAGGTGATGTTTGTGAAACATGCATCGGCCTATGTGGTACTCCCGGGCGGTTTCGGCACACTGGATGAGATGGCGGAGATACTGACGCTGGTTCAGACCGGCAAGACCCGTAAGATTCCGATCATCCTGGTTGACGGGGCGTTCTGGCAGGGATTGCTCGATTGGTTCCGCGATACTCTGTGTACGGCAGGCACCATCAGCCCCGAGGATCTCGATCTGGTGCAGGTCTGCAATCAACCTAAAGAGGTGGTGGACGCAATTTTCGCCCATTACGAGACACGCCGTTTTGAACCCTCTCCCGCGGAGCAGGAGATTCTGCTCGAACTCTAA
- a CDS encoding DUF2782 domain-containing protein, translating to MSNHSYAIIPALLSLVLSSAGLTAAEDQGAPEPPQVPLPELVVDGEVIEPEVTIIKREEGTIYEYRINGQLYMVKVQPDAGPPYYMVDRDGDGEFDSRSTDPTNISVPQWILMRW from the coding sequence ATGTCTAATCATAGTTATGCGATCATTCCGGCGTTGCTCAGTCTGGTGCTGAGTTCCGCCGGATTAACAGCAGCGGAGGATCAGGGCGCACCTGAACCTCCACAGGTGCCCCTGCCCGAACTGGTCGTCGACGGTGAGGTGATCGAACCCGAAGTGACGATTATCAAGCGGGAGGAGGGGACTATCTATGAATACCGGATCAATGGCCAGCTCTATATGGTAAAGGTCCAGCCTGACGCCGGCCCACCCTACTATATGGTCGATCGGGATGGAGATGGTGAATTCGATTCCCGTTCCACCGACCCCACCAATATTTCTGTACCGCAATGGATATTGATGCGTTGGTAA
- a CDS encoding TRAP transporter small permease subunit gives MKGVISLLERIASLFELINEWLGRAVSWLSLFMVLVTFAVVVLRYVFDLGWIWLQESVTFMHGALFLVGAAYTLKHEGHVRVDIFFQRFSPQRQAWIDMLGSLLLLMPVCLFIFLISWDYVVQSWSLREGSREAGGLDGVYLFKSLILMMAGLLLIQGISTVIRSLSRLMGRVDEVEAGSDG, from the coding sequence ATGAAAGGCGTTATATCGCTACTCGAACGGATTGCCTCGCTCTTCGAACTCATCAATGAATGGTTGGGACGTGCCGTATCCTGGCTGAGCCTGTTCATGGTGCTGGTCACCTTTGCCGTAGTCGTGTTGCGTTACGTCTTCGACCTGGGCTGGATCTGGCTGCAGGAGTCGGTCACTTTCATGCATGGGGCGCTGTTTCTGGTGGGTGCCGCCTATACCCTGAAACATGAAGGGCATGTCCGGGTCGATATCTTCTTCCAGCGTTTCTCACCGCAGAGACAGGCATGGATCGATATGCTCGGCAGCCTCTTGCTTTTAATGCCGGTGTGTCTGTTTATCTTCCTGATCAGTTGGGATTATGTGGTTCAGTCCTGGTCGCTGCGAGAGGGTTCCAGGGAGGCCGGTGGCCTGGATGGGGTGTATCTGTTCAAGAGCCTGATTCTGATGATGGCGGGTTTGTTGCTGATTCAAGGAATCAGTACGGTCATCCGCAGCCTGTCACGCCTGATGGGCAGGGTTGACGAGGTGGAGGCGGGAAGCGATGGCTGA